The Prevotella melaninogenica genome has a segment encoding these proteins:
- the aroB gene encoding 3-dehydroquinate synthase, with product MGQNIIISKQFKCELATAISECEKDKIFVLVDETTRDKCWELVKDDFCLKGAQVITIGTTDSSKTLETVAHVWEALQQGGATRHSLLINLGGGMVTDLGGFAASTFKRGINFINIPTTLLAMVDASVGGKTGVNFGGLKNEIGVFSEADVVLLNTEWLKTLDTKNIRSGYAEMLKHGLIADEAMWAELINFNLVQPDLQQLSEMLGKSVQVKECIVQEDPHEKGIRKALNLGHTFGHAFESWSLEKSPILHGYAVAFGLIAELYLSVVKTGFPTERMRQTVNFIREYYGTLPITCNDYPKLIEFMYHDKKNRSNEINVTLLGGIGDVRINQSVSEDEVKEALDFVREG from the coding sequence ATGGGACAGAATATTATTATATCAAAACAGTTCAAGTGTGAATTGGCTACAGCCATCTCTGAATGTGAGAAAGATAAAATCTTCGTACTCGTTGATGAAACGACACGTGATAAGTGCTGGGAACTTGTCAAGGATGACTTCTGTCTGAAAGGAGCACAAGTAATTACGATTGGTACGACTGACAGTAGTAAGACACTTGAAACGGTAGCTCATGTATGGGAAGCATTGCAGCAGGGAGGTGCTACGCGCCACTCTTTGCTTATCAATCTTGGTGGCGGTATGGTGACCGACCTTGGTGGTTTTGCTGCCTCAACCTTCAAACGTGGAATCAACTTTATTAATATTCCAACCACGTTGCTTGCTATGGTAGATGCAAGTGTGGGTGGTAAGACGGGTGTGAACTTCGGTGGATTGAAGAATGAGATTGGCGTATTTAGTGAGGCTGATGTCGTTCTCCTTAACACCGAATGGCTTAAAACACTCGATACGAAAAACATCCGAAGTGGTTATGCTGAGATGTTGAAACATGGTTTGATAGCTGATGAAGCTATGTGGGCAGAGCTGATAAACTTTAATCTTGTACAGCCAGACTTACAGCAATTGAGCGAAATGCTTGGTAAGAGTGTGCAGGTAAAGGAGTGTATTGTTCAGGAAGACCCACATGAAAAGGGTATTAGAAAGGCATTAAATCTCGGACACACCTTTGGTCATGCGTTTGAGTCATGGTCATTAGAAAAGAGTCCAATTCTTCATGGTTATGCAGTAGCTTTCGGTTTGATAGCTGAGCTTTATCTGTCTGTTGTGAAGACTGGCTTCCCTACGGAACGTATGCGCCAGACCGTCAACTTCATTCGTGAGTATTATGGCACATTACCTATAACATGTAATGATTATCCTAAGCTCATTGAGTTCATGTATCATGACAAGAAGAATCGTAGTAATGAAATCAATGTCACGCTCTTAGGTGGTATTGGTGATGTCCGTATCAACCAGTCTGTCAGTGAGGATGAAGTTAAGGAAGCCCTTGACTTTGTGAGGGAAGGGTAA
- a CDS encoding RNA polymerase sigma factor: protein MGLFGNNREQYIISLFEKGDALAMDKLYGEYADYLAKVCSRYIGNQEDRHDVLQEAFIRIFTKIHTFEYRGKGSLKAWLTKIVINESLHFLRDNDPAIFIDKATDIPDCSTEDPDIDSMSITQITETILKLPPGYRAVFNLYVIEGKSHKEIAEILNIKPDTSASQFHKARNMLAKMLKEQNK from the coding sequence ATGGGATTATTTGGGAATAATAGAGAACAGTATATTATAAGCCTTTTTGAAAAAGGTGATGCGCTCGCCATGGATAAACTCTATGGCGAGTATGCTGATTATTTAGCAAAAGTGTGTTCGAGGTATATTGGAAACCAAGAAGATAGACATGATGTTTTACAAGAAGCTTTCATCAGAATATTTACTAAGATACATACTTTTGAATATCGAGGGAAGGGGTCATTAAAGGCTTGGCTCACAAAGATTGTAATCAACGAATCTCTTCACTTTCTCAGGGACAATGACCCGGCTATTTTTATAGACAAGGCGACTGACATACCTGATTGTAGTACTGAGGACCCTGATATTGACAGTATGTCGATAACACAGATAACAGAAACAATACTTAAACTACCGCCAGGCTACAGGGCTGTCTTCAACCTATATGTGATAGAAGGCAAAAGTCACAAGGAGATAGCAGAAATACTCAACATCAAACCAGATACATCTGCATCACAATTCCACAAGGCAAGGAATATGCTTGCGAAGATGCTGAAAGAGCAAAATAAATAG
- a CDS encoding NigD-like protein translates to MKKNPLLYIALILGIVLGTFSLQSCLNDDDTDYPTNIPNALVTIKTNSSTGQVYFQLNDETTILPTNMKTSPYGKKELRALTNIKVQDGKTEGYSKSAYVNRLDTILTKNMAPTLGKQNETVYGKDPVEIVKDWTTVVEDGYLTLRFRTYFGNGKKHVMNLVKGDNPYEVVLHHNASGDTKGLIRDGLVAFRLSDLPDTQGKTVDLTLKWQSFSGVKTVKFKYKSRK, encoded by the coding sequence ATGAAAAAGAATCCATTACTTTATATTGCACTCATCCTTGGGATAGTGTTAGGTACATTCTCTTTGCAATCTTGCTTAAATGATGACGATACTGATTACCCTACCAATATTCCCAATGCACTTGTGACAATCAAGACAAATAGTTCCACAGGACAGGTCTACTTCCAGTTAAATGATGAGACCACAATTCTTCCTACGAACATGAAGACTTCTCCTTATGGTAAAAAGGAACTACGAGCACTTACGAACATCAAAGTTCAGGACGGAAAGACTGAAGGATACTCAAAGAGTGCATATGTAAACCGGCTCGACACTATACTTACCAAGAATATGGCACCAACTCTTGGTAAACAAAACGAAACTGTATATGGAAAAGACCCTGTAGAAATAGTCAAGGACTGGACAACTGTTGTAGAGGACGGATACTTGACTTTACGCTTCAGAACCTACTTCGGTAATGGGAAAAAACATGTGATGAATCTTGTCAAAGGAGACAATCCTTATGAAGTTGTACTCCATCATAATGCTTCTGGCGATACAAAGGGTTTGATTCGTGACGGACTTGTAGCATTCAGACTTAGTGATCTTCCTGACACACAAGGGAAAACAGTGGACCTGACATTGAAGTGGCAATCATTCTCAGGCGTAAAAACAGTCAAATTCAAATACAAAAGCCGTAAATAG